The genomic stretch CGCGCAAGCCGATGTCGAGAATCAGACCACCCTTGACAACCTCTATCACGGTGCCGGTCACGACGCCCTCTTCCTTCATGACCTTTTCAATCTGACCCCAGGCGCGCTCGTACTTCGCCTTCTTGACCGACAGGATGAGTCGGCCTTCCTTGTCTTCCTTCTGCGTGACGAGCGCCTCGATCTCTTGGCCGACCTGAACGACCTCGCGAGGATCGATGTCGTGCTTGATGGACAGTTCCCTTGCGGGGATCACGCCCTCGGACTTGTATCCGATGTCGAGCAGGACTTCGTCCTTGTCGACGCGGACAACCTTGCCCTGCACGAGGTCTCCGTCGCCGAAGGCCTTGATTGTCGCTTCGTAGGCAGCCTCGAGTTCCGCTCGAGTACCGATGTCGTTCTCGATCACGCCGCTGGTGGGCGCAAGTTCATCCGGCACGTTTGGTTCTTCCTTTCACGGGGGGCTTACGGCAGTCCCCTTAACTTGGATTACCCGTTGCGCAGGGACGCGAAAGCTCCTCGGGGGCCGCGCCGCCGGGGGCGGCGCGGCCGAAACGGCCGCTGACCTGCCCTTCCGGGCCAACGAAGTGTAGACGCCCGCGAAAGAAGGTGTCAACGAGACCACTTGACCAGGTAACATGGACGAATCCGCCGAGAAGGAGCGTGTCGCCATGTGGTGGATCGATGCGACCTTGAGCCTTGTTGCCGCAGCCGCCCTTCTTGTCATCTTCCTGACCGTCGTGATTCCTCTCGCCCGAACCCGGCAAATCCCCAGCAACGCGCTCGGAACGGCCGCCGCCGGGATTCTGATCGCCTCTACGCTGCAATTTCTCGCCGTTGCGTCCCATGCCCTGTCCACCCGCACTGCGCTAGCCGGAGCACCGCGGTGGCTCTCGCTCGCGGCCTCGGCCATCGCCTCGTCGACGGGACTGGCATACCTGTTGTTCCGTGCGCGACGCCATCCACGCTTGGGGAACGCCCTGCTGTACGAAGACGCGGATCAGCAGCACCGCCAGGGACTTGAAATCAACGACCAGATCGTCCAGGGCCTCACCGTTGCGCAAATGGCGCTCGCGCTCGATGAACGCCAGAAGTCCGAGGAGGCCCTCGCCGCCGCCCTGGCAGCGGCTCGGCGAATCGTGGGAGAACTGCTCGCGCAGGCCCAGTCACCGCTGACCGCAGGCGACCTCGTCAGGCGACGCCCGGCCACGCTGTCCGCCGGAGACAACCTCTCGGAGCGCCACCCGGCATGAACGCCCCCCCAATCCGGGTCGTCATCGCCGACGACACCCCTGACATACGCCTCCTCCTTCGAGCCGCGTTGAGCCGCGAGGGCGGATTCGAAGTCGTCGGCGAAGCCGGAGACGGAGCCGAGGCAATCCGCGTGGCAGCCGAGACTGCGCCGGACGCGATGATCCTCGACCTCGCCATGCCGGCCGTAGACGGACTGCAAGCGATCCCGCAAATCCTGCAGGTCTCACCATCGACGCGAATCATGGTGATGTCGGCGTTCACTCGATCCGGGATGCAAGCCGAGGCCCTAGCGGCAGGAGCGCACGCATACATCGAGAAGGGTGAACCTCTCGATGCGATCATTGCCGGTCTGCGCGGGATATGCGGACGCGAGGCGGCACCCGGCGGCATCGCCGCCACCCGGGGAATCGACGAGATCCCGCAGCAAGTGCTCTCGGTTCTCGCCCACGAGTTGAGTTCGCCGGCCGCCGTCATCCGCGGCTTCGCCGAGACGCTTCGGAGCCAGCGCGAGGTGCTCTCCGGCGCCGAGATCGATGACTACGTTGGGGCGATCTTGCGCGGTGCTCAACAACTCACAGCGCTGATCGCGGCATTCATAGATGCCCGTGGCGTTGACTCCGACACCCTAGACCTCGAGCCCGTTGAGACCGACCTCGGCGAGTACGTTGCGTTGGTTGCCGGCGACGTTCGTCCTCAAACAAATCGGCACCGCCTGTGCGTGGATGTGGCGACGAACGTCGTGCTGAAGGTCGATCGCGTCCGATTGCGCCAAGTCCTGGTCAACCTGATCACGAACGCAGTGAAGTTCAGCCCACCGGGAAGCGACGTCGACGTCCGGGTCGAGGTCGTCGACGGATTCGCCGAGCTGTCGGTACGCGACCACGGCGCCGGCGTGCCGACCGACAAGGCCGACAGGCTGTTTCGTAAGTTCTCTCAGTTGCGGCGCGGGACGCCCGGCGTCGGGCTCGGGCTCTACATCTCGCAAGGCATCGCGCGCGCACACAACGGCGACCTACACTACGAACCCGCCCCCGATGGGGGCTCGCGCTTCGTCTTGCGTCTACCTCTGTGAACCCGGCCGGCGCGTCAAATTGCCGGCCCGGCAGCTGCGCGCGTGGTGCGCCCACGCGGGCGCCCGCCACCGCTTCGGCGTGGAGGCTTGCCGCCGGCATCCTCCAGCACGCTGGTGATCTCGTCTCCGATCAGTTCGTCGCGATCCATCAGCGCGTCGCGAAGCGCCAAGACCAGGTGCTGGTTCTCCTCAAGCAACGCCTTCACGGCCGTCTTCTCGCGCTGCAGTAGCGAGTCCACCTGTTTCTTGGCTTCGGTGCTCGCCATCACCCGGCCGACAAGTCCGGGATCAAACAATCCGCCGTCCGACGCGCGATAACTGATCAGACTGCCGCCCATCCCAAGCGACCCGATCATCTCCGCGGCCACCTGAGTGGCGTACGCGAGGTCGCCCGCCGGGCCGGTTCCCGATTCACCTTCAAAGATCTCCTCCGACGCCATGCCTGCCAGAGCGATCTTCAGCAGCGCCTCCATCTCGGTCCGAGTCTTGGTAAAGCGCTCTTCGGTCTCGGAGTGTCCGAGCAGCCCGAGCGCGTCGCGACGCTTGACGATCGACAGGACTTCGAGCTTGCGACCCTCTCCCGCGATGTAGGCTGCAACGGCATGGCCGGCCTCGTGCGTCGCGATCTGGCGGCGTTCGTCTCTGGTGTAGGCGACGGCATGCGGCAGCCCGATCTCGGCAGTCATCTTCGCGCGCGTGACGTCCTCCCACGACATTCCGTCGCGGCCGCCGCGCAACGCCCAAATCAGCGCCTCGTCGAACAAGTGCTCGATCATCACCGGCGTGTACCCGAATGTCATCGCGGCCAGATCGTCGCGCAGCGTATCCGCGTCGAGGTCGGACGCGTGCTTCTTCTTCGCCAGGAAGTAGTCGATGAGGTCGCGGCGTCCCGCGCGCGACGGAAGGTCGAAGTACAGGCGACGGTCGAAGCGTCCGGGGCGCAGCAGCGCCGGGTCCAGCATGTCGCCGCGGTTGGTTGCCGCGATGACGAGCACGTTCGCGTACCCGGCCCCTTGCTTCTTGAGCTGCCGCTTCAAGGGCAGGAAGAGGTTGATGAAGTCCTTGATCCGGTTCCAGAACTGCGCGAGCGCCGGAGGATCGTCGAAAGACTGCATCTGGATCAACAACTCGTTCACCGTGCCGCCGGTTCCTCCCGAGACCGAGAGGTTGCGTGTCATGCGCGAAGGCAAGTTCGCCGGCGTAGAGCCTTCGAGGCCTCCGCGACGGGTGGCGAATGCGTCGATCTCCTCGATGAAGCCGATGGCGCCCCCTTCCCGACGCGCGGTCTTCTTCAGGATCTTGAAGAACTTGCGGATCTTGCGTCCGGTCATGCCGTACCACATCGACTGAAACGCCGGTCCGGACACGAACAGGAACGGCACGCCGGCATGCTTGGCCATCGCCTTCGCAAGGTGCGTCTTACCGGTTCCCGGCGGCCCTTCGAAGAGCAACCCACGGCGTGGGTTTCCGCCGAGTTCACGGCGGAACGTCGCGTAGCCGAGGAAGACGTTCAAGGTTCGGATGACCTCTTCGCGAACCGATTCGAGTCCCTTGACGTCGTCGAGCCCGACATCGATTTGCTCGGGCCGGTACATCAGGTGCGGCGACCGGCCTGCGGCCAAGAACGGCACCACAGAGATCAGCGCCACGAACCCAAGGATGAGGAACAGCGGGAGGTACATGGCGAAGGTCTCGTCGACGTGCGGCAGAGCAAAGGGATTAAACGGCCGGTCGTCGATGATCCGGTACCAAAAGAACGAGGCCGGCAACATCAACAGAAACGTCAGCCTGGTAAGTCTCTTGCGGCGATGATGCTCGCGCACGACGAGCACGTCGGCGTGGGCCATCTGCAGAACCTGCTGCTGTCCTAGGAGCTTCGAGACTTCGCCCACAATCCCTCCGAGCGTCACAGGCTACGACTTCGCGTCCGCCCAGTTCGCCCCGGAAGAGCAGTCGACTTTCAGAGGCACCGTGAGCGGATACGCCTGCTCCATCAACGAGCGTACCTTCTCTTTGGTCTCGTTCATCTCCTTCTTTGGGACCTCAAAGATGAGTTCGTCGTGGACAGTTAGGACCATACGGGCACCATCTCCGTCCGAACGAAGTCCTTTGTCCGTATTGATCATCGCGAGCTTGATGATGTCGGCCGCGCTTCCCTGAATCGGCGCGTTCAACGCTTGCCGTTCACCCAGGGCACGCACGCGCGGACTCGAGTGCTCTAATTCGGGCAAGTAGCGACGACGTCCGAGCAACGTCGTGGTGAACCCGTCGCGATAGGCGTCCTCCACGACCGTGCGCATGAAGTCCCGCACGCCCGGAAAGCCTCGGAAGTACCCGTTGATGAACTCCTCGGCTTCTTCGGGCGTGATGCCGAGGCGTTGCGCAAGCCCAAACTTGTTCATCCCGTAAGCCAGACCGAAGTTGATCGCCTTGGCGCGCGCGCGCAACTCGCGCGGGACTTCGTCGACGGCGAACCCCCACACCTTCGCCGCGGTCGCGGCGTGCACGTCCTCGTCGCGTTCGAACGCCCCGCACAAACCCGGATCGCGCGTGATGTGCGCGAGCACGCGCAGCTCGATTTGCGAGTAGTCCGCGACGAGCAGGCCGTGATCGGGGAATCCCGCGACGAACGCGCGACGGATCTCGCGTCCGGTCTCGGTTCGCACGGGAATGTTCTGCAAGTTGGGGTTCTCGGTCGCGATGCGTCCGGTGGCGACTGCGGTCTGCTTGAACGTCGCATGGACGCGTCCGTCGGCAGGATCTACAAGTCGAGGAAGCGCGTCGACGTAGGTCGAACGCAACTTCGACAGTTCGCGATACTCCAACAGCAAGTCGACGATCTCGTGCTCGCCGCGCAGCGACTCGAGCGTTGCCGCGTCGGTCGAGAACCCGGTCTTGGTTCGTCGCGACGGTTGCAGGCCCAGCCGGTCGTACAGGACCGCGCGCAACTGCGACGGCGAGTTGCAGTTGAACGGCCCGCCGGCTGCCTCGTAGATGCCTCGCTCCAGTTCGCCGATGCGCGCGCCGAGTTCGGCCGAACGTTCGGCGAGAAGCGTGGTGTCCACGGCCACGCCGACGGCCTCCAAGCCGGCCAGTACCGCAACGAGCGGGATCTCCACCTCGTGAAGCAAGTCGCCCATCCCGGTACGCGCGAGTTCTTCCTCCAAGCGCGCGGCGAGGGCGGGCAGCGCCGCCGCGCGTGCGCACGCCGACTCCGCGGCGCCGGTCTCTTCGACCGCAAATGACAACTGCCCGGACTCCTCGGGACCACGCGCGCACGGCAGATCCCGCCCCAGGTACCGCAGGCTGATTTCGGCAAGCTCGTAGCGGCCCGGCGCCGGATCGAGCAAGTACGCCGCGATTTGCGTGTCGAAGTCCAGTCCCCGCAGGGTGATTCCGGCGCGCGCCAGCCGGACGGAAAGTGCCTTGCCGTCGTGAACGACCTTGCGCGCGCTCTCGTCTTCGAGCAGCCCCGCCACCGCGCGCGGATCAGCGAACCACGCACTCTCGGATTCGCCCTCGGCCACAGCGAGCCCTTCGACGTCGTCGCTCCATGCGATCGCCACCCGCCGGGGCTTTCCTTCGACAACGAACCGCGACGCCTCGCCGGCAGTCACAACGACTTCAGGAGCCGCCGGAGCGGCGGCGCGACGGATCTCGAGCACGCGGTCCAGCAGCGAACGGAACTGCAGCGCCGCGAACAGGCGGCGAATCGCGTCCTCGTCCCAGGCGCCCATGCGGATCCGGGCCGGATCCACATCGACGTCCAAATCGTCCACAAGGCGTGCGAGTCGCTTGTTCAACAAGACCTGCTCCCGCGCACCCTCCAGCGCCGGGCGCAACCGCTGGAGCTTGCGCGGCAGGTCGTCCAGGCGCGCGTACATCTCCTCGACGGTACCGAACTGCTGTACCAGCAACGCAGCGGTCTTCTCGCCGACCCCGGGGACTCCGGGAAGGTTGTCTGAGGGATCACCGCGCAACGCCGCGTAGTCGACCAGTCGCTCGGGGAACAGGCCGAAGCGCTCGTGAACGCCCTCGCGGTCGTAGAGCGTGTAGTCGCTGACCCCCTTGCGGTTGAACAGCACGCGCACTCCGTCCCCAACGAGTTGGAGGTAGTCGCGGTCGGCGGTGACGCACACAACATCCAAACCCTCGCGCGCGGCGTGCCTCGCCAGCGTCGCAACCACGTCGTCGGCTTCGTGCTCCGGAACACCGAACACCGGGATCGCAAGGACGCCGAGAACCTCCTTGATCAGGTCCACCTGGCCGTGGAACTCACCGGGAGTCTCGGCGCGCGTCGCCTTGTACTCGGCGTACTCCGCCAAGCGGATCGTCGGTGGGCCGACGTCGAACACGACGGCAATACGGTCGGTCTGCTGTTCGGCCAGCAGCTTCGCCAGCATGCTCGTGAATCCGTATACGGCATTGGTCGCCTGACCCGAGGATGTCGTGATCGTCGTCGGCAGCGCGAAGAAGGCACGGTATGCAAGCGAGTGCCCGTCGACGAGAAGGAGGGTGTCGCTCACGTCGCCGGCGCCGCGCGCACCCAAACGTTGTCTGTGAGCTTCGGACCCAAACTCGACGAGGTGTCCCCCACTCGAAGCGTCATCGATCCGTCGGGGTTCGCGGAATCGATGTGGATGCGCGCGTCCGGAATCAGCCCGTGTTCCTCCAGATAGCGCAGCACGTCGGTGTCGAGTTCGACGTCCTCAAGCAACCTAACAAGCACGACGCGATCCCCCGGAGCGAAGTCGCTCAGCGGGCGCGCATCGCGGTCGACAACGGCTCCGGTTCCAGGGACCGGATTCCCGTGAGGGCAGAACGCCGGAGTGCCGAGCATCTCCAGAATCCGCGCTTCGATCGCCGGAGTGAGGCCGGTCTGGAACCGACCGGCTTCCTCGTGTGCCAGATGCCAAGGCATCTTCAGCACATCGGTGAGGAATCGTTCGGTCATCCGATGCCGCCTGACCTGTTCTTCGGCTACCGCGTAGCCCCGAACCGTCAGAACCAGGTCGCGCCCACCCGGTTCGATCATGCCCATCCCCCGCAGCTTCGAGATCTGCTCAGACACGCTCGCGCGGGTCACTCCCAGGCGCCGAGCAATGCGCGCCTGAACCGCCGGTGCCCCCTCCTCGACCAGTTCGTAGACTGCGCCGAGATAGTCATCAATCCCGTGTGACTCAGCCGCGCTCATCGGTCCCCCGTTCTCCGCTCCGGAGTATAGGCCGGACGCGCTCCTCGGCCCGAGGGACAAACCCCATCCGATCCCAGAACCCCGTGCCCTCGGTGTTACCCGAAAACACCCACGCCGCCAGGAACTCGGCCCCATGTTCTCGCGCCCATTCCTCGGCGCGCGCCACTAGGCGCGCGCCGACTCCCGAGCCACGGGATCCGGGACGAACAACGACACGGCTCAACTCGCCGACCCGCGCGGCGTTGAGGCCGGTTCGATCCTCCACGTGCACTACCGCCATCGCGATTAGATCGTGATGATCCTGCGCAACGAAGACGCGTGCGTGCGGATCGTCGAGCGCCCCCGCGAGCATCGCCGCCGCGACGCTCTCCGCGTCGGCGGCCATCGGATAGATACGGTGATCCCGTTGGGCCTCGTTCAGCACACCCCACAGCGCGACCATCTGCTCCAGATCGCCGGCGTTCGCCATCCGCACCACGTATTCGCTCACCAAACCTCCGGGATCCTGCGCTTTCTCGACGTCAGCCAGGATACCGACCGAGGCTGCGGCCGGCCCGGGTCGCACCGCGCGACCCCCACAGTTTGACGCTCGGTGAAAGACGTTGCTAACGTGCCTGCAACGTTCCGAAAGGGACGTGCAGGGTCCGGGATCAGCTGGAAGGGCCTCGCGTTTGGGGAAGGCGCGAGTTCTGGAAGGTTGGCTCGGACTCTTGCTTTTCCCGGGTTTCCATCCCGAGATTCCGACGCATCCAGCCCGCTTCCTTACAAGATCTTCGACATGAACGCGCGCGTGCGCGACTCGCGGGGATTCCCCAAGACGTCCTTCGGCGGGCCCTGCTCGATGATCGTCCCCCCGTCGATAAACGCCACTCGGTGGGCGACCTGACGCGCAAACCCCATTTCGTGGGTGACCACCACCATCGTCATACCCCCGGAAGCCAGATCTCGCATGACGTCGAGCACGTCTTGGACCAACTCGGGATCCAGCGCACTCGTCACTTCGTCGAACAGCATCGCCTTCGGACGCATTGCGAGCGCGCGCGCGATAGCCACGCGCTGCTGCTGCCCGCCCGACAGTTGGGAAGGATAGGACGCGGCCCGGTCGGCAAGGCCGACCTTGTCAAGTTCCTCAAGCGCGCGCCGCTCGGCTTCTTCGTGATCAACGCCGAGAACCTTCTGCAGCGCAAGCGTGATGTTGCGCCCCGCAGTCATGTGCGGAAACAGATTGAGCGACTGGAACACGATCCCGATGCGCGCGCGCACTTCATTGAGGTTGGTCCGGATGTCGGTGATGTCGGTCCCGTCGAATACCACCCGGCCTTCGGACGGCTCCTCCAGCAAGTTGATGCACCGCAGCAGCGTGGACTTCCCCGACCCCGAGGGGCCGACAACGACGAGCACCTCGCCGGCGTCGATCTCCAGATCGATACCGCGAAGCACGTGTACGTGCCCAAACCACTTGTGCACGCCCTCCAGTCGGATAAGTGCGCTCACGCTCCCGTCACCCCAACGAGTCCACTGCGCAACCGCTTCTCCAGCGCGTTCACCGCACGAATCATCGGAA from Actinomycetota bacterium encodes the following:
- a CDS encoding ATP-binding protein, producing MNAPPIRVVIADDTPDIRLLLRAALSREGGFEVVGEAGDGAEAIRVAAETAPDAMILDLAMPAVDGLQAIPQILQVSPSTRIMVMSAFTRSGMQAEALAAGAHAYIEKGEPLDAIIAGLRGICGREAAPGGIAATRGIDEIPQQVLSVLAHELSSPAAVIRGFAETLRSQREVLSGAEIDDYVGAILRGAQQLTALIAAFIDARGVDSDTLDLEPVETDLGEYVALVAGDVRPQTNRHRLCVDVATNVVLKVDRVRLRQVLVNLITNAVKFSPPGSDVDVRVEVVDGFAELSVRDHGAGVPTDKADRLFRKFSQLRRGTPGVGLGLYISQGIARAHNGDLHYEPAPDGGSRFVLRLPL
- a CDS encoding AAA family ATPase; this encodes MGEVSKLLGQQQVLQMAHADVLVVREHHRRKRLTRLTFLLMLPASFFWYRIIDDRPFNPFALPHVDETFAMYLPLFLILGFVALISVVPFLAAGRSPHLMYRPEQIDVGLDDVKGLESVREEVIRTLNVFLGYATFRRELGGNPRRGLLFEGPPGTGKTHLAKAMAKHAGVPFLFVSGPAFQSMWYGMTGRKIRKFFKILKKTARREGGAIGFIEEIDAFATRRGGLEGSTPANLPSRMTRNLSVSGGTGGTVNELLIQMQSFDDPPALAQFWNRIKDFINLFLPLKRQLKKQGAGYANVLVIAATNRGDMLDPALLRPGRFDRRLYFDLPSRAGRRDLIDYFLAKKKHASDLDADTLRDDLAAMTFGYTPVMIEHLFDEALIWALRGGRDGMSWEDVTRAKMTAEIGLPHAVAYTRDERRQIATHEAGHAVAAYIAGEGRKLEVLSIVKRRDALGLLGHSETEERFTKTRTEMEALLKIALAGMASEEIFEGESGTGPAGDLAYATQVAAEMIGSLGMGGSLISYRASDGGLFDPGLVGRVMASTEAKKQVDSLLQREKTAVKALLEENQHLVLALRDALMDRDELIGDEITSVLEDAGGKPPRRSGGGRPRGRTTRAAAGPAI
- the polA gene encoding DNA polymerase I; its protein translation is MSDTLLLVDGHSLAYRAFFALPTTITTSSGQATNAVYGFTSMLAKLLAEQQTDRIAVVFDVGPPTIRLAEYAEYKATRAETPGEFHGQVDLIKEVLGVLAIPVFGVPEHEADDVVATLARHAAREGLDVVCVTADRDYLQLVGDGVRVLFNRKGVSDYTLYDREGVHERFGLFPERLVDYAALRGDPSDNLPGVPGVGEKTAALLVQQFGTVEEMYARLDDLPRKLQRLRPALEGAREQVLLNKRLARLVDDLDVDVDPARIRMGAWDEDAIRRLFAALQFRSLLDRVLEIRRAAAPAAPEVVVTAGEASRFVVEGKPRRVAIAWSDDVEGLAVAEGESESAWFADPRAVAGLLEDESARKVVHDGKALSVRLARAGITLRGLDFDTQIAAYLLDPAPGRYELAEISLRYLGRDLPCARGPEESGQLSFAVEETGAAESACARAAALPALAARLEEELARTGMGDLLHEVEIPLVAVLAGLEAVGVAVDTTLLAERSAELGARIGELERGIYEAAGGPFNCNSPSQLRAVLYDRLGLQPSRRTKTGFSTDAATLESLRGEHEIVDLLLEYRELSKLRSTYVDALPRLVDPADGRVHATFKQTAVATGRIATENPNLQNIPVRTETGREIRRAFVAGFPDHGLLVADYSQIELRVLAHITRDPGLCGAFERDEDVHAATAAKVWGFAVDEVPRELRARAKAINFGLAYGMNKFGLAQRLGITPEEAEEFINGYFRGFPGVRDFMRTVVEDAYRDGFTTTLLGRRRYLPELEHSSPRVRALGERQALNAPIQGSAADIIKLAMINTDKGLRSDGDGARMVLTVHDELIFEVPKKEMNETKEKVRSLMEQAYPLTVPLKVDCSSGANWADAKS
- a CDS encoding metal-dependent transcriptional regulator — encoded protein: MSAAESHGIDDYLGAVYELVEEGAPAVQARIARRLGVTRASVSEQISKLRGMGMIEPGGRDLVLTVRGYAVAEEQVRRHRMTERFLTDVLKMPWHLAHEEAGRFQTGLTPAIEARILEMLGTPAFCPHGNPVPGTGAVVDRDARPLSDFAPGDRVVLVRLLEDVELDTDVLRYLEEHGLIPDARIHIDSANPDGSMTLRVGDTSSSLGPKLTDNVWVRAAPAT
- a CDS encoding GNAT family N-acetyltransferase, yielding MRPGPAAASVGILADVEKAQDPGGLVSEYVVRMANAGDLEQMVALWGVLNEAQRDHRIYPMAADAESVAAAMLAGALDDPHARVFVAQDHHDLIAMAVVHVEDRTGLNAARVGELSRVVVRPGSRGSGVGARLVARAEEWAREHGAEFLAAWVFSGNTEGTGFWDRMGFVPRAEERVRPILRSGERGTDERG
- a CDS encoding amino acid ABC transporter ATP-binding protein, yielding MSALIRLEGVHKWFGHVHVLRGIDLEIDAGEVLVVVGPSGSGKSTLLRCINLLEEPSEGRVVFDGTDITDIRTNLNEVRARIGIVFQSLNLFPHMTAGRNITLALQKVLGVDHEEAERRALEELDKVGLADRAASYPSQLSGGQQQRVAIARALAMRPKAMLFDEVTSALDPELVQDVLDVMRDLASGGMTMVVVTHEMGFARQVAHRVAFIDGGTIIEQGPPKDVLGNPRESRTRAFMSKIL